A region of Chloracidobacterium sp. DNA encodes the following proteins:
- a CDS encoding FHA domain-containing protein, translated as MQEIVCTTCNKQNNVEAGNPGPFECSFCFDTLPAFVVSSISPDRGNEAETPSQVVRYVSGLELVYQIDQRRIQLGISEKTILGRSGYGADVLSTILYNGEKVISRNHCSIEYRDGDFFIRDENSKNGTFYGVKKISCRNSPQLIEHNSLIYLGEEPFVAQIIQRVKEIEAESTEACRREETGPVGIYRCNDCGFETTEKLPECPKCNTRKSFSLILKEKEKVNAAGKGDQGG; from the coding sequence ATGCAAGAAATAGTTTGCACAACATGTAATAAACAGAATAACGTCGAGGCGGGAAATCCGGGTCCTTTCGAATGTAGTTTTTGTTTTGACACCCTTCCGGCGTTCGTCGTTTCGTCAATTTCACCCGACCGTGGAAATGAAGCAGAGACGCCTTCCCAGGTGGTGAGATATGTATCAGGCCTGGAACTCGTTTATCAGATTGATCAGCGTCGTATTCAACTGGGGATCTCCGAAAAAACAATTCTTGGGCGCAGTGGATATGGCGCTGACGTGTTATCTACGATCCTCTACAACGGAGAAAAAGTAATCAGCCGAAATCACTGCTCGATCGAATATCGAGACGGCGACTTTTTTATTCGGGATGAAAATTCAAAGAACGGGACGTTCTATGGTGTAAAGAAAATCAGCTGTAGAAACTCGCCGCAATTGATTGAACATAACAGTCTTATTTACCTTGGGGAAGAACCTTTTGTCGCCCAGATAATTCAACGTGTGAAGGAAATTGAAGCTGAGTCGACGGAGGCATGCCGCCGCGAAGAAACGGGACCGGTGGGCATTTACAGATGTAATGATTGCGGGTTCGAGACTACCGAAAAACTGCCGGAGTGTCCTAAGTGTAACACTCGAAAAAGTTTTAGTCTGATCCTGAAAGAAAAAGAAAAAGTTAATGCAGCGGGCAAAGGCGATCAAGGGGGTTAA
- a CDS encoding radical SAM protein: protein MNWQLNKIQYPVYNLGPGKRIGIWVQGCNLGCSGCVNKTTWNKHAGQSIPVLDVFNWAASLEADYDGITISGGEPFQQYESLITFLHLVKSRTKYDTYCYSGYYLDEIELLFPDKLFCRYLDFLVDGRYIRTRHEDKNQKGSSNQTLYKFIDGRPVKQKALLSSNKWSVHVNKSNRIYMAGIPKKLDLAEICIKLRDVGIEKTFK from the coding sequence ATGAACTGGCAACTGAACAAAATACAATATCCTGTGTACAATCTCGGGCCTGGCAAACGGATCGGGATCTGGGTTCAGGGTTGTAATCTCGGTTGCAGTGGTTGTGTGAATAAGACTACGTGGAACAAACATGCGGGGCAGTCAATCCCGGTCCTGGACGTTTTTAACTGGGCGGCGAGCCTAGAGGCGGATTACGACGGTATTACTATTTCCGGTGGCGAGCCGTTTCAACAATATGAGTCCCTTATTACATTTCTTCACCTGGTTAAGTCGAGGACGAAGTACGACACATACTGTTATTCAGGGTATTACCTTGATGAAATTGAGTTGCTATTTCCCGATAAATTGTTTTGTCGTTACCTGGATTTCCTTGTTGACGGCCGTTATATACGGACCAGGCATGAGGACAAAAATCAGAAAGGTTCGTCTAATCAGACTCTGTACAAATTTATCGACGGGCGTCCGGTAAAACAGAAGGCATTACTGTCAAGTAACAAATGGTCGGTTCATGTCAACAAAAGTAATAGGATCTACATGGCAGGAATTCCAAAGAAACTGGATCTTGCGGAGATCTGCATAAAACTAAGGGACGTGGGCATCGAAAAGACCTTCAAATGA
- a CDS encoding ATP-dependent Clp protease ATP-binding subunit, which translates to MNTGNIFPKWLQELKRFQALKSEFFLYGNVYDCYYFPVNYREVQEENELKYAKFNDIVELLRQYFLSEGFDVVSYFDVIDGISIQSKEGDISESNVIASLQLKHKDIELFLKNAQAKKLDDAISFYRELNGNTTKLSVGIINYASRFTSNPNSLEDEAKSVFLKILKAAQESKVFPDKEGLRNILVFICDKLNDIPAWILLENPLTKGIEVQKPNRDERDRFFEKRSRLFSIDGQEPNFGEVSRVFPDLTENFSNRELESLITISRQENLHINQMKEIVELFKYGIRENPWETINAEKIENAEKELRKRVLGQDNAIDKAVEIIRRSNLGLDSVDKTRPSNRPKGVLFFAGPTGTGKTELAKSLAELIFSDEEAMIRFDMSEYNDGNSDVKLIGSPPGYVGYEEGGQLTDAVRKRPFSIILFDEIEKAHSKIFDKFLQILDDGRLTDGKGETVYFSQSLIIFTSNLGIFKEDEFGHRIQNVSFGEEYEVMEEKIKAEIKNFFGSTLGRPEIFNRFGDNFVVFDYIRPEVAGRIVQKNLEIIKTNLMKIRKISFEYNDEFVAAFLESCALDNLENGGRGIVNRIETHIKNGLTNFMFRTKKTENCTIRSFIQNGKVDFE; encoded by the coding sequence ATGAACACGGGAAATATTTTTCCAAAATGGCTTCAGGAGCTCAAGCGATTTCAAGCGCTCAAGTCGGAGTTCTTCCTGTATGGCAATGTCTATGATTGTTATTACTTCCCAGTAAATTACAGGGAAGTGCAAGAGGAGAATGAGCTAAAGTACGCCAAATTCAATGACATAGTGGAGCTCCTGAGGCAGTATTTTCTGTCAGAGGGGTTTGATGTCGTCAGCTATTTCGACGTGATCGACGGGATAAGCATTCAGTCAAAGGAAGGGGACATATCTGAGAGCAATGTGATTGCTTCACTCCAGTTGAAACATAAGGATATTGAGCTGTTTCTTAAGAACGCGCAGGCAAAAAAATTGGATGACGCTATTAGTTTCTATCGTGAGTTGAATGGTAACACGACAAAGTTATCGGTCGGGATTATCAACTACGCATCGAGATTCACGTCGAATCCAAATTCGCTTGAGGATGAGGCGAAATCGGTTTTTCTGAAGATCCTTAAGGCCGCTCAGGAGTCAAAGGTCTTTCCAGACAAGGAAGGCCTCAGGAATATTCTTGTATTCATCTGCGACAAGCTGAACGACATACCCGCTTGGATCTTGCTGGAAAACCCGCTAACAAAGGGCATCGAAGTGCAAAAACCGAACCGCGACGAGAGAGACAGGTTTTTTGAAAAGCGGAGCCGTCTTTTTTCCATCGACGGACAGGAACCGAATTTTGGTGAGGTGAGCAGGGTCTTTCCGGATCTTACAGAGAATTTCTCGAACCGTGAGCTCGAAAGCTTAATCACGATTTCAAGACAAGAAAATCTTCATATCAACCAGATGAAGGAGATAGTCGAGCTTTTCAAATATGGGATCAGAGAAAATCCGTGGGAGACGATAAACGCCGAGAAGATCGAGAATGCCGAAAAAGAATTGCGAAAGCGGGTTTTGGGGCAAGATAACGCTATTGATAAGGCCGTCGAGATAATCCGTAGATCAAATCTCGGGTTGGATTCAGTCGACAAGACCCGACCTTCGAATCGTCCCAAAGGCGTGCTCTTTTTTGCGGGTCCGACAGGGACGGGCAAGACAGAACTGGCAAAGTCATTGGCCGAGCTGATCTTTAGTGACGAAGAAGCCATGATCCGGTTTGATATGAGTGAGTACAACGATGGCAATTCAGACGTCAAATTGATCGGAAGCCCACCTGGATATGTCGGATACGAGGAAGGGGGACAGCTTACTGACGCCGTCAGAAAAAGACCGTTCAGCATAATCCTGTTTGATGAGATCGAAAAGGCGCATTCCAAGATATTTGATAAGTTTCTTCAAATACTTGATGACGGAAGACTGACCGATGGTAAAGGAGAAACGGTCTATTTTTCGCAATCCCTTATTATCTTTACGAGCAATCTTGGCATTTTCAAGGAAGATGAATTCGGACACAGAATTCAAAATGTCAGCTTTGGCGAAGAGTATGAAGTGATGGAAGAGAAGATAAAAGCCGAAATTAAGAACTTCTTTGGAAGCACATTGGGTCGACCCGAAATATTCAATCGCTTTGGAGATAATTTTGTTGTATTCGACTATATTCGACCAGAAGTTGCCGGCAGAATTGTTCAAAAGAATCTCGAAATTATTAAGACAAATCTGATGAAGATCAGAAAGATCTCATTCGAATACAATGACGAATTCGTCGCCGCTTTTCTTGAATCTTGTGCATTGGATAATCTTGAGAACGGTGGCAGGGGTATTGTAAATAGAATCGAAACCCATATAAAGAACGGTCTAACGAACTTCATGTTCCGCACCAAGAAGACAGAGAATTGCACAATCAGGTCATTTATCCAAAACGGTAAAGTTGATTTCGAATGA
- a CDS encoding serine/threonine-protein phosphatase has product MKFEISGITNMGTVRTSNEDRILVNGRLLSEGEVHFVDQDSCRTFVADGVGGNRAGEVAANYVLEKMNLIPDLCEANFEPYLLRINKDFISMTKATVSLAGAATTLTGLMIDANGFLVIHCGDSQLWLFRNEMFFKVTKDQVFDEYQENSPITSFFGGTNDNLKFDKQVFIDGTVVGDVFLICSDGLFKSLNKESVKSIIKGEADSQTKARVLIQNCLVNGAEDNVSLVVIRRID; this is encoded by the coding sequence ATGAAATTTGAAATTTCTGGAATCACCAACATGGGCACGGTAAGAACCTCCAATGAGGATAGGATTCTCGTCAACGGTCGTCTCCTGAGTGAAGGGGAGGTGCACTTCGTCGATCAGGATAGCTGCCGCACCTTTGTTGCCGATGGAGTCGGTGGAAATCGGGCAGGTGAGGTTGCCGCAAATTATGTGCTGGAAAAGATGAATTTGATCCCCGATCTTTGCGAAGCGAATTTTGAGCCATACCTATTAAGGATCAATAAGGACTTTATTTCAATGACCAAAGCGACTGTCAGTCTTGCAGGGGCGGCAACAACTCTCACGGGCCTGATGATCGATGCAAACGGATTTCTCGTGATTCATTGCGGTGACTCGCAGTTATGGCTTTTTAGAAATGAAATGTTCTTTAAGGTAACGAAAGACCAAGTCTTTGACGAATATCAGGAGAATAGTCCGATAACCAGTTTTTTTGGTGGGACGAACGACAATTTAAAATTCGACAAACAGGTTTTTATCGATGGTACGGTCGTTGGAGATGTTTTTCTTATTTGTTCGGACGGTCTCTTTAAGTCGCTAAACAAAGAGTCGGTTAAGTCGATCATAAAGGGCGAGGCCGATAGTCAGACTAAAGCACGAGTATTGATCCAGAATTGTTTGGTCAACGGGGCTGAGGACAATGTGAGTCTCGTTGTGATCAGGAGGATTGACTAA
- a CDS encoding OmpA family protein gives MDSENSFDFNVWTSFADLMLALVLVLCLLLFLVTVAISLGTVNLKEVEVNQKKMVDSIAQRFNAVPEKLLGGDFGISTVHNGINDIRIHDDLNSQTITFSDKLLFRPDETAVNQNGQTVLDTVGATVRAQLPMIKEIQIQGHADTMRTARFHSNTELAAMRAIAVFEYLQNKVGIDPASNLMSATTFGEFKSVQRGRESANYDLDRLLKDNGNEALRGLNRRIEVVLIYKR, from the coding sequence ATGGATAGCGAAAACTCATTCGACTTCAATGTTTGGACGTCGTTTGCCGACCTTATGCTGGCGCTCGTCCTGGTATTGTGCTTGCTCTTGTTCCTCGTTACGGTGGCAATCTCGCTCGGCACCGTGAATCTAAAGGAAGTCGAAGTCAACCAGAAGAAAATGGTCGACTCAATCGCGCAAAGGTTCAACGCCGTCCCTGAAAAACTGTTGGGTGGGGATTTTGGGATATCGACTGTTCACAATGGGATCAATGACATCCGGATCCACGACGATTTGAATTCGCAGACGATTACTTTTAGTGACAAGCTTCTTTTCCGCCCGGACGAAACGGCTGTGAATCAGAACGGCCAGACGGTTCTTGACACCGTGGGGGCCACGGTCCGGGCTCAGCTACCCATGATAAAAGAGATCCAGATCCAAGGGCACGCGGACACGATGCGAACTGCTAGATTTCACTCAAACACCGAACTTGCAGCAATGCGGGCGATTGCGGTCTTTGAGTATTTACAGAACAAAGTGGGGATAGACCCGGCTTCAAATCTGATGTCGGCCACCACGTTTGGCGAGTTCAAATCGGTCCAACGCGGACGAGAGAGTGCGAACTATGATCTCGACAGGCTCCTCAAAGACAACGGGAACGAAGCATTGAGAGGGCTTAACCGAAGAATCGAAGTGGTGCTCATCTATAAACGGTGA
- a CDS encoding MotA/TolQ/ExbB proton channel family protein — MDLFTYLYPTENVAQLVVATQVICFCLWVLALGFFMLRDLRLRGQVEGFDVSIRDDSGSADSKDAPQFLSNVGGKDGARPSKVPSNRVIVQHLAALRDSGQSSRQLDVSGLIRNSSNRLTSNRGWMRSVLSLFIVLGLLGTLWGLASSLSHLSTLSPGQSQITNENLAQGLNVLLSKLGGAFAPSIWGVFFTIVGVILFSIYLRAASIPLINSLERRTLIRWAPLLAAKKIDESKLMQENIKAAQEIGVAASTISYNVSQLVTTFNENLPALVSNLTQSVSEISEKLSNDATELADDVKRASKTLKALTVASENLNEFSQTFKDSVEKLYPFSDAAELRGLYEELLGRSKILLDSNEEFQQRVHDQLAENVQQKVLLIDAVNLFKDRVTEASSSIKDEMGGTAEAAKDAFGRLSTQNEDVIKELVNQIGTPVAEALTPIPAALGGIEKEIKRINAPLEGVKDSMEKSSYQIVKHADDSLTQMGDKLQAQVENLEVLSGSIDNLAPKIEELTNKIDGFSSKTDKTGERIDRFSVQSEKFGGTVVEFGRKADEVIRAVSTGNGRRATGNRSPGEVTIAETSKNGPRKLGLWQWFKGKLPGGKSNNG, encoded by the coding sequence ATGGATTTGTTCACTTATCTTTATCCAACCGAAAATGTTGCCCAACTGGTCGTAGCTACTCAGGTCATATGCTTCTGTCTCTGGGTGTTAGCACTTGGTTTCTTTATGCTCCGCGACCTTCGGCTCAGGGGGCAGGTTGAAGGATTTGATGTGAGCATTCGCGATGACTCCGGATCCGCCGATTCTAAAGATGCTCCGCAGTTTCTGTCGAACGTAGGAGGTAAGGACGGAGCCCGTCCGTCGAAAGTCCCATCTAATCGAGTTATTGTTCAGCATTTGGCTGCGCTTAGGGACTCGGGTCAAAGCAGCAGACAATTAGATGTCTCAGGACTGATACGAAATTCAAGCAACCGGCTTACTTCAAATCGAGGATGGATGAGATCGGTACTCTCGCTATTCATAGTATTGGGTCTGCTCGGAACACTTTGGGGACTCGCGAGCAGTCTCAGTCATCTTTCCACATTGTCGCCCGGCCAATCTCAAATCACGAACGAGAATCTGGCTCAGGGGCTAAATGTTCTCCTCAGCAAACTAGGAGGTGCCTTCGCACCAAGTATCTGGGGCGTGTTTTTCACAATCGTCGGGGTCATTCTTTTTTCAATTTATCTGCGGGCTGCAAGTATCCCGCTCATCAATTCGCTCGAGAGAAGAACTTTGATCCGTTGGGCACCCTTGCTCGCCGCTAAAAAGATCGACGAGTCGAAGTTGATGCAGGAGAACATCAAAGCGGCGCAGGAAATCGGCGTCGCTGCCTCGACCATAAGTTACAACGTTAGTCAGTTGGTCACAACCTTTAACGAAAATTTACCGGCCCTCGTCAGCAATCTGACTCAGAGCGTCAGTGAGATCAGCGAAAAATTGAGCAACGACGCGACCGAACTTGCAGATGACGTCAAGAGAGCAAGCAAGACACTAAAAGCTCTCACCGTCGCTTCCGAAAATCTGAACGAATTTTCTCAGACATTCAAAGACAGCGTCGAAAAACTGTATCCTTTCTCGGATGCTGCCGAATTGCGGGGGCTATATGAAGAACTGTTAGGTCGATCAAAAATCCTACTTGACAGCAATGAGGAATTTCAGCAGCGAGTACACGATCAGCTCGCAGAAAACGTCCAGCAAAAGGTTCTGCTTATTGATGCCGTAAATCTTTTCAAGGATCGCGTGACCGAGGCTTCAAGTTCCATCAAGGATGAAATGGGCGGCACGGCCGAGGCGGCGAAAGACGCATTTGGACGCCTGAGCACGCAGAATGAAGATGTCATCAAGGAACTGGTAAATCAGATCGGCACCCCGGTTGCGGAGGCTCTTACACCGATTCCGGCTGCACTTGGGGGTATAGAAAAAGAGATCAAACGGATCAACGCCCCGCTTGAAGGCGTTAAGGACAGTATGGAGAAATCCTCGTATCAGATCGTGAAGCATGCGGACGACAGTCTCACGCAGATGGGGGACAAATTGCAGGCTCAAGTTGAGAATCTGGAGGTATTGTCGGGAAGCATTGATAACCTCGCCCCAAAGATCGAGGAGCTGACGAATAAAATTGATGGATTTAGCAGCAAGACCGATAAGACGGGTGAAAGAATTGACCGGTTTAGCGTTCAAAGCGAAAAGTTCGGCGGCACTGTGGTCGAATTTGGAAGGAAGGCCGACGAGGTTATAAGGGCAGTTTCCACCGGAAATGGGAGACGGGCAACTGGTAATCGCAGCCCGGGTGAGGTCACCATCGCGGAGACATCGAAGAATGGACCACGTAAGTTAGGATTATGGCAGTGGTTCAAGGGCAAACTGCCCGGGGGCAAATCAAATAATGGATAG